Proteins found in one Amycolatopsis umgeniensis genomic segment:
- a CDS encoding peptidoglycan DD-metalloendopeptidase family protein → MTKLPARFAGLGAAAVLVGVVFSAPAAAAGAFPAFGLPFDTGQSVYSAGIHSDNGTSGVKNAIDFSPGDKTVRAPLAGTVRIQHCDGGDWVTVDHDGGWRTGYYHMEGISVTDGQRVVPGDALGRTGNALPCGGSSTGAHVHFTLWTLPTAAAKGGDSRDFGVGAGNWNGMSYDEVATKVAEAYGEAVDGKTFGGWRFAAGTDQYSGSATEVSSRSVIPLPGRFRV, encoded by the coding sequence GTGACGAAACTTCCTGCACGGTTCGCCGGTCTGGGGGCCGCCGCTGTTCTCGTCGGGGTGGTTTTCTCCGCGCCGGCCGCGGCCGCGGGCGCGTTCCCGGCGTTCGGATTGCCGTTCGACACGGGCCAGTCGGTCTACTCGGCGGGGATCCACTCGGACAACGGGACCTCCGGTGTGAAGAACGCCATCGACTTCAGCCCGGGGGACAAGACCGTTCGTGCCCCGCTGGCGGGCACTGTCCGGATCCAGCACTGCGACGGCGGCGACTGGGTGACCGTCGACCACGACGGCGGCTGGCGCACCGGGTACTACCACATGGAGGGCATTTCGGTCACCGACGGCCAGCGGGTCGTCCCCGGCGACGCCCTCGGCCGGACCGGCAACGCGCTGCCCTGCGGTGGCAGCAGCACCGGCGCCCACGTGCACTTCACCCTGTGGACCTTGCCCACGGCCGCCGCCAAGGGCGGTGACTCGCGCGACTTCGGCGTCGGCGCGGGCAACTGGAACGGCATGTCGTACGACGAGGTCGCGACCAAGGTCGCCGAGGCCTACGGCGAGGCCGTCGACGGCAAGACCTTCGGCGGCTGGCGGTTCGCCGCGGGCACCGATCAGTACTCGGGGTCCGCGACCGAGGTCTCCTCGCGTTCCGTCATCCCGCTCCCCGGCCGATTCCGCGTCTGA
- a CDS encoding RluA family pseudouridine synthase yields MSARMLPVPDGLDGMRVDAGLAKLLGLSRTVVAELAESGEILLDGRTAGKSDRLAAGGLLEVTLPDPASPLEVVAEPVDGMKILHDDDDIVVISKPVGVAVHPSPGWNGPTVVAGLAAAGLRIATSGAAERQGVVHRLDAGTTGVMVVAKSEHAYTALKRAFKERTVDKGYHAIVQGHPDPTRGTIDAPIDRHPRHDYKFAVVQGGRPSVTHYEVVEAFRAASLAHIKLETGRTHQIRVHFSALKHPCVGDLTYGADPVLARKLGISRQWLHAKTLGFAHPADGRWVEFESEYPDDLANALRILQDEN; encoded by the coding sequence ATGAGCGCGCGGATGTTGCCCGTCCCCGACGGGCTCGACGGCATGCGCGTCGACGCGGGGCTGGCGAAATTACTGGGACTTTCCCGCACGGTCGTGGCGGAACTCGCCGAATCCGGCGAGATCCTGCTCGACGGAAGGACCGCCGGGAAGTCGGACAGGCTGGCCGCCGGTGGGCTGCTCGAGGTGACGCTGCCCGATCCGGCCTCGCCCCTCGAGGTCGTCGCGGAACCCGTCGACGGGATGAAGATCCTGCACGACGATGACGACATCGTGGTGATCTCGAAGCCGGTCGGCGTCGCCGTGCACCCGAGCCCCGGCTGGAACGGGCCGACCGTGGTCGCCGGTCTCGCCGCCGCCGGGCTGCGGATCGCGACGTCGGGAGCGGCCGAACGCCAGGGCGTCGTGCACCGGCTGGACGCGGGCACCACCGGCGTGATGGTCGTGGCCAAGAGCGAGCACGCGTACACCGCGCTCAAGCGGGCGTTCAAGGAACGCACCGTCGACAAGGGCTACCACGCCATCGTCCAGGGCCACCCGGACCCGACGCGCGGCACCATCGACGCGCCGATCGACCGGCACCCCCGGCACGACTACAAGTTCGCCGTCGTCCAGGGCGGACGGCCCAGCGTCACGCACTACGAGGTCGTCGAGGCCTTCCGTGCCGCTTCGCTGGCCCACATCAAGCTGGAGACCGGCCGCACGCACCAGATCCGTGTGCACTTCTCGGCACTCAAGCATCCGTGCGTCGGAGACCTGACCTACGGCGCCGACCCGGTGCTCGCGCGCAAGCTCGGGATCTCCCGGCAGTGGCTGCACGCGAAGACGCTGGGCTTCGCCCACCCTGCCGACGGGCGCTGGGTGGAGTTCGAGTCGGAGTACCCGGACGACCTGGCGAACGCGCTGCGAATCCTGCAGGACGAGAACTAG
- a CDS encoding ArsR/SmtB family transcription factor, translated as METIALAEVAAVLADPSRASMCLALLDGRAWTVTELAGAAEVAASTASEHVSKLTEAGFVVRVKQGRHSYVRIADPRVAELIEHLAQHAEHRPVKGLRSSVRVKRLEFARTCYDHLAGTVGVALRDGMLSVGLIDEADGLTLTGRGREVLGTLGVEIADSRRPMLRDCLDWTVRRDHLAGRVPAALLSHGVSAGWLSREGNRAVKVLPAAEKPFAELGVDLVALRSP; from the coding sequence ATGGAAACGATCGCCTTGGCCGAGGTCGCGGCCGTGCTCGCCGATCCGAGCCGCGCGTCGATGTGCCTCGCGCTGCTCGACGGACGCGCCTGGACGGTGACCGAGCTGGCCGGAGCGGCCGAAGTCGCCGCGTCGACGGCGAGTGAGCACGTGTCGAAGCTGACCGAGGCCGGGTTCGTCGTGCGGGTCAAACAAGGACGGCACAGTTACGTCCGGATCGCCGATCCCCGGGTGGCGGAGCTGATCGAGCATCTGGCGCAGCACGCCGAACACCGTCCGGTGAAGGGGTTGCGCTCGTCGGTGCGGGTGAAACGGCTCGAGTTCGCTCGCACCTGCTACGACCACCTCGCCGGAACGGTCGGCGTCGCGTTGCGGGACGGGATGCTCTCCGTCGGGCTGATCGACGAAGCCGACGGCTTGACCTTGACCGGTCGCGGACGCGAGGTACTCGGCACCCTCGGGGTGGAGATCGCCGACAGCCGCCGTCCGATGTTGCGCGACTGTCTCGATTGGACAGTCCGCCGTGATCATTTGGCAGGCCGTGTCCCCGCGGCGTTACTGTCTCACGGAGTGAGTGCCGGCTGGTTGTCCCGTGAGGGCAACCGCGCGGTGAAAGTCCTGCCCGCGGCGGAGAAGCCGTTCGCGGAACTCGGTGTCGACCTGGTGGCCCTGCGCAGTCCGTAA
- a CDS encoding aminotransferase class V-fold PLP-dependent enzyme, which yields MTLALERTSTPASVVETVATREIPAVACADLRVPLVTGGDIGYANLDHAASAPCLDKVRDAVDEFLPWYASVHRGAGFASQVSTKLYERTRGILRDFVDARSTDTVVFTRNTTDSFNLLARSLPKHTSVVVFDTEHHAALLPWKGPNVRRVSTPRTRLAAVSAVDEALADCPQGPRLVVLTGASNVTGELLPVKEIAAVARRHGARIALDAAQLAPHRAISLRKLDVDYIAISGHKLYAPFGAGALIGRADWLRAAQPYLAGGGATKLVTRDSEELGVVWNAGAERHEAGSPNTVGVYALGVACETLAGNWDAIVAHEDELLARLRRGLAGVPGFAELRLFDAPVDRVGTLSFVVDGFDPGWLAAVLSAEYGIGVRDGAFCAHIATKRLISAAGSTGQQAVRVSLGLGSTAKHVDRLVLALRQIVARGARWQYEKPEGRWVPEGDPRELPPFCA from the coding sequence ATGACTCTCGCTCTCGAACGCACCAGCACCCCCGCCTCTGTCGTGGAAACCGTTGCCACGCGGGAAATCCCGGCGGTCGCGTGTGCCGATCTGCGGGTCCCGCTGGTCACCGGCGGCGACATCGGCTACGCCAACCTCGACCACGCGGCGAGCGCTCCGTGTCTGGACAAGGTGCGCGACGCCGTCGACGAGTTCCTTCCCTGGTACGCCAGCGTCCACCGCGGCGCCGGGTTCGCCTCGCAGGTCTCCACCAAGCTCTACGAGCGCACGCGCGGAATCCTGCGGGACTTCGTCGACGCGCGGTCGACCGACACCGTCGTGTTCACCCGCAACACCACCGATTCCTTCAACCTTCTCGCCCGCAGCCTGCCGAAGCACACGTCGGTCGTCGTGTTCGACACCGAGCACCACGCCGCGCTGCTGCCGTGGAAGGGTCCGAACGTCCGTCGGGTTTCCACGCCGCGCACCCGCCTCGCCGCGGTGTCCGCTGTGGACGAAGCGCTCGCGGACTGCCCTCAGGGCCCGAGGCTGGTCGTCCTCACCGGCGCGTCCAACGTGACCGGGGAACTGTTGCCGGTCAAGGAGATCGCCGCCGTCGCGCGACGGCACGGCGCCCGGATCGCGCTCGACGCCGCGCAGCTCGCGCCGCACCGCGCGATCTCCTTGCGCAAACTGGACGTCGACTACATCGCGATCTCGGGACACAAGCTGTACGCGCCCTTCGGAGCCGGCGCGCTGATCGGTCGCGCCGACTGGCTGCGCGCCGCCCAGCCGTACCTCGCCGGCGGCGGCGCGACGAAGCTCGTCACGCGCGACTCCGAAGAGCTCGGTGTGGTCTGGAACGCCGGCGCCGAGCGGCACGAAGCCGGTTCCCCCAACACCGTCGGCGTCTACGCGCTCGGCGTCGCCTGCGAGACGCTGGCCGGGAACTGGGACGCGATCGTCGCCCACGAGGACGAGCTGCTGGCGCGGCTGCGTCGCGGTCTCGCCGGTGTCCCCGGTTTCGCCGAGCTGCGGCTGTTCGACGCGCCCGTCGACAGGGTCGGCACGCTGAGCTTCGTCGTCGACGGCTTCGATCCGGGCTGGCTCGCCGCGGTCCTGTCCGCGGAGTACGGCATCGGCGTGCGGGACGGCGCGTTCTGCGCGCATATCGCGACCAAGCGGCTGATCTCCGCCGCTGGTTCGACCGGTCAGCAGGCCGTCCGGGTCAGCCTCGGCCTCGGCAGCACCGCCAAGCACGTGGACCGGCTCGTCCTGGCGCTGCGCCAGATCGTCGCCCGCGGCGCCCGCTGGCAGTACGAAAAGCCGGAGGGCCGCTGGGTGCCCGAAGGGGATCCGCGGGAGCTGCCCCCGTTCTGCGCCTGA
- a CDS encoding potassium/proton antiporter: protein MEQLPLVLGTGGAVLLVAVIAVRVSIRVGLPSLLLYLGMGVLLGEAGFGIQYDNPELTQSLGLAALVMILSEGGLTTRWTAVKPSLGIGIALSTVAVAVSIAITGAALHWLLGLDWRMALLWGAVLASTDAAAVFSVLRSAGIGKRLVGALEIESGINDAPAYIAVVVLAEGTTIDWSLPLLVVYELAAGLVIGLAFGWFGAQALRRAALPATGLYPLATVAVCVVAYSSGQLAHASGLLATYVAALVLGNSKLPHRSDTLSFAEGLGWLAQIGLFVLLGLFASPSRIFESLVQGLVAGAVVLLLARPVSVLLSALPFKIPWREQVFLSWAGLRGAVPIVLALIPLSSGVPGAQELVDAVFVLVIVLTLLQGATLTPLARALGLAQHAEPHEIDVDSAPLDELGAELLQVRINPGSKMHGVYLAELRLPIGATISLLVRDGTGFTPNKDTRLQERDQLLVVTTSDARDAAERRLRAVDRAGRLARWKGESGQ from the coding sequence ATGGAGCAGCTCCCGCTCGTTCTCGGTACCGGTGGCGCGGTCCTCCTCGTCGCCGTGATCGCCGTCCGGGTGTCGATCCGGGTCGGCCTTCCCTCGCTGCTGCTCTACCTGGGCATGGGGGTCCTGCTCGGCGAAGCCGGATTCGGCATCCAGTACGACAATCCCGAGCTCACCCAGTCACTCGGCCTCGCCGCGCTGGTGATGATCCTGTCCGAAGGTGGCCTCACCACCCGGTGGACGGCCGTGAAACCCTCGCTGGGCATCGGAATCGCACTGTCCACAGTGGCCGTGGCGGTGAGCATCGCGATCACCGGCGCCGCCCTGCACTGGCTGCTGGGCCTGGACTGGCGGATGGCGTTGCTGTGGGGCGCGGTGCTGGCGTCGACCGACGCCGCCGCGGTCTTCTCGGTGCTGAGATCGGCGGGGATCGGGAAACGCCTCGTCGGCGCGCTGGAGATCGAGTCGGGGATCAACGACGCCCCGGCCTACATCGCCGTCGTCGTCCTCGCCGAGGGCACGACCATCGACTGGTCGCTGCCGCTGCTGGTGGTCTACGAACTCGCCGCCGGGCTGGTGATCGGCCTGGCCTTCGGCTGGTTCGGCGCGCAGGCGCTGAGACGCGCCGCGCTGCCGGCGACCGGTCTGTATCCGCTGGCCACGGTGGCCGTGTGCGTCGTGGCGTACTCGAGCGGTCAGCTCGCCCACGCGTCGGGCCTGCTCGCCACCTACGTCGCGGCCCTGGTGCTGGGGAACTCGAAGCTCCCGCACCGCTCGGACACGCTGTCCTTCGCCGAAGGGCTCGGCTGGCTCGCGCAGATCGGGCTGTTCGTGCTGCTCGGCCTGTTCGCCTCGCCGAGCAGGATCTTCGAAAGCCTGGTCCAGGGCCTGGTCGCGGGCGCTGTCGTCCTGCTGCTCGCCCGCCCGGTTTCCGTGCTGCTCTCGGCGCTGCCGTTCAAGATCCCCTGGCGAGAACAGGTGTTCCTGTCCTGGGCGGGATTGCGCGGGGCTGTCCCGATCGTGCTCGCGCTGATCCCGCTTTCGTCCGGTGTGCCCGGCGCCCAGGAACTGGTCGACGCGGTGTTCGTGCTGGTCATCGTGCTGACTCTGCTCCAGGGCGCGACGCTGACCCCGCTCGCGAGGGCGCTCGGGCTGGCCCAGCACGCCGAACCGCACGAGATCGACGTCGACTCCGCGCCACTCGACGAGCTGGGCGCCGAGCTCCTGCAGGTCCGGATCAACCCCGGATCGAAGATGCACGGCGTCTACCTGGCGGAGCTGCGGTTGCCGATCGGGGCGACGATCAGCCTGCTCGTCCGCGACGGCACCGGCTTCACGCCCAACAAGGACACCCGGCTCCAGGAACGCGATCAGTTACTCGTCGTGACCACGTCCGACGCCCGTGACGCGGCCGAACGACGCCTCCGGGCCGTCGACCGGGCCGGACGCCTCGCCAGGTGGAAGGGCGAATCCGGCCAGTAG
- a CDS encoding DUF885 domain-containing protein produces MSEVSALADEFVEALFDAEPVTPALQGFRPESTGLTDLSEAAGDAFRAKLAGLAERAEALGTDGLSAEDKTTRDVLIASARAKIALLDSRFVEFTVSDLFISPAAEVLTVLPMMSVGTGAQAEAHLGRIAAIPEYLRQAAQRHRDGVARGLVPVAYLVEATVAYLDRHLAEPSADPLLRQPAPDEDFETRRADLLRDVVRPAIAEYRDVLANEIAPHGRPEDKPGVCWLPDGERIYALLAEMHTTTVRTPRELHQTGLDGIANLAAEYREYGSNVFGTTDLAEIFSKLRTDPALRWSGADEMLDSARAAITRAEAEAPNWFGLIPPQPWTVEPVPAESAPGAPAAYYMWPAVDGSRPGIYFANTHKAEERFRHAAEATAFHEAIPGHHFQLSLAQGLTELPLLRRIGDFNAYAEGWGLYTERLADEMGLYSDDVAKLGMLTMDSMRAGRLVVDTGLHALGWSRRQAIDFLTENTPMALVEIESEVDRYIAFPGQALSYMVGRLEIQRIREEAELTLGGRFDIKAFHDVVLGGGSLPLSVLDGVVRDWVAGHGDTPNSLADELMELKFEEFPLWRSLLGLPGDHGVLPDPSAAAAAAQRASAVAIAERAEALSTEGLSPAEAVTREVVIQQAKAMVDVVDARAAEFSVSDGLASPALFMLNELAVLSLNDEEKVRGYLERLGGMGGYLDALIVRQRAAAADGLVPPDFLVEGGIAYVERYLGDEAGDPLALTASVSVEGYETERDRLLAEVVRPAYTRYRDFLATELRPVAKTEKEPGLCALPGGQEKYAALIRAHTSTERTAQDLHDTGLDMIGKLADQYRDLGEKIFATKDLGEIFERLRTDPALRWRDGDELLDAARDAITRAEAVAPQWFSTVPEKRCEVEPVPPAEAPGGTLAYYIEAALDGSRPGTYYANTYEAEQRPKHTSEAIAFHEAVPGHHFQICIAHELKGLPMLRGHADVNAYVEGWGLYSERLADEMGLYSSDLTRFGMLTQDSMRAGRLVVDTGMHALGWSRQQAVDFLAENTPMAKVEIEAEIDRYAAVPGQALSYMVGRLEIERIRAEAEAALGDRFDIKGFHEVVLSNGILPLRVLDNVVKAWVAAHK; encoded by the coding sequence ATGAGCGAAGTCTCCGCCCTCGCCGACGAGTTCGTCGAAGCCCTCTTCGACGCCGAGCCGGTCACGCCCGCTTTGCAGGGCTTCCGTCCGGAATCGACCGGCCTCACCGATCTCAGCGAGGCCGCGGGAGACGCCTTCCGCGCGAAGCTGGCCGGTCTCGCCGAGCGGGCCGAGGCGCTCGGCACCGACGGCTTGAGCGCGGAGGACAAGACCACCCGGGACGTCCTGATCGCGTCGGCGCGGGCGAAGATCGCGCTGCTGGACTCGCGGTTCGTCGAGTTCACCGTCAGCGATCTGTTCATCTCGCCCGCCGCCGAGGTGCTCACCGTGCTGCCGATGATGTCGGTCGGGACGGGCGCGCAGGCGGAGGCGCATCTCGGGCGGATCGCCGCGATCCCCGAGTACCTGCGGCAGGCCGCTCAGCGGCATCGCGACGGCGTCGCCCGCGGCCTGGTCCCGGTCGCGTACCTGGTCGAGGCCACCGTCGCGTATCTCGACCGTCACCTCGCCGAGCCGTCGGCCGATCCGCTGCTGCGCCAGCCCGCGCCCGACGAGGACTTCGAGACCCGGCGCGCCGATCTGCTGCGCGACGTCGTCCGGCCCGCGATCGCCGAGTACCGCGACGTGCTCGCGAACGAGATCGCGCCGCACGGCCGTCCCGAGGACAAGCCCGGCGTCTGCTGGCTGCCCGACGGCGAGCGCATCTACGCCCTGCTCGCCGAGATGCACACCACGACCGTCCGCACCCCGCGTGAGCTGCACCAGACCGGGCTCGACGGGATCGCGAACCTCGCCGCCGAGTACCGCGAGTACGGCTCCAACGTCTTCGGCACCACCGACCTCGCCGAGATCTTCTCCAAGCTCCGCACCGACCCGGCACTGCGCTGGTCCGGCGCCGACGAGATGCTCGATTCCGCCCGCGCGGCCATCACCAGGGCCGAGGCCGAGGCGCCCAACTGGTTCGGCCTGATCCCGCCGCAGCCGTGGACGGTCGAGCCGGTGCCCGCCGAATCCGCGCCCGGCGCGCCCGCCGCCTACTACATGTGGCCCGCGGTCGACGGCTCCCGGCCCGGGATCTACTTCGCCAACACCCACAAGGCGGAGGAGCGGTTCCGGCACGCGGCCGAGGCGACGGCGTTCCACGAGGCCATTCCCGGTCACCACTTCCAGCTGAGTCTCGCGCAGGGACTCACCGAGCTCCCGCTGCTGCGCCGTATCGGCGACTTCAACGCGTACGCCGAGGGCTGGGGTCTCTACACCGAGCGCCTCGCCGACGAGATGGGCCTGTACTCCGACGACGTCGCCAAGCTCGGCATGCTGACCATGGATTCGATGCGTGCCGGACGCCTGGTCGTCGACACCGGTCTGCACGCGCTCGGCTGGAGCCGCCGCCAGGCGATCGACTTCCTGACCGAGAACACGCCGATGGCACTGGTCGAGATCGAGTCCGAAGTGGACCGTTACATCGCCTTCCCCGGTCAGGCGCTGTCGTACATGGTGGGACGGCTGGAGATCCAGCGCATCCGCGAGGAAGCCGAGCTGACGCTGGGCGGCCGGTTCGACATCAAGGCCTTCCACGACGTCGTGCTCGGCGGTGGATCGCTGCCGCTTTCGGTGCTGGACGGCGTGGTCCGCGACTGGGTCGCCGGCCACGGCGACACCCCGAACAGCCTCGCCGACGAGTTGATGGAGCTCAAGTTCGAGGAGTTCCCCCTGTGGCGTTCGCTGCTCGGGCTCCCCGGCGACCACGGCGTGCTGCCCGATCCGAGCGCGGCGGCCGCGGCCGCCCAGCGCGCGTCGGCGGTCGCCATCGCCGAACGGGCCGAAGCCCTTTCCACCGAGGGACTTTCCCCGGCCGAGGCGGTCACCCGCGAGGTCGTGATCCAGCAGGCGAAGGCGATGGTCGACGTGGTCGACGCCCGCGCCGCCGAGTTCTCGGTCAGCGACGGGCTGGCTTCGCCCGCGTTGTTCATGCTCAACGAACTCGCGGTCCTGAGCCTGAACGACGAGGAGAAGGTCCGGGGTTACCTCGAGCGGCTGGGCGGGATGGGCGGCTACCTGGACGCCCTGATCGTGCGCCAGCGCGCGGCGGCCGCCGACGGGCTGGTCCCGCCCGACTTCCTCGTCGAAGGCGGGATCGCTTACGTGGAGCGCTATCTCGGTGACGAGGCCGGTGACCCGTTGGCCCTCACCGCGTCCGTTTCCGTGGAGGGCTACGAAACCGAACGGGACCGGCTGCTGGCCGAGGTCGTCCGGCCCGCGTACACCCGGTACCGCGACTTCCTCGCCACCGAGCTGCGTCCCGTGGCGAAAACGGAGAAAGAGCCGGGATTGTGCGCGCTTCCCGGCGGGCAGGAGAAGTACGCCGCGCTGATCCGCGCGCACACCTCCACCGAGCGCACCGCGCAGGATCTGCACGACACCGGGCTCGACATGATCGGGAAACTGGCCGACCAGTACCGCGATCTGGGCGAGAAGATCTTCGCCACCAAGGATCTCGGCGAGATCTTCGAACGGCTCCGCACCGATCCGGCCTTGCGCTGGCGAGACGGCGACGAGCTGCTCGACGCCGCGCGTGACGCCATCACCCGCGCCGAAGCCGTGGCCCCGCAGTGGTTCTCGACCGTTCCCGAGAAGCGGTGCGAGGTCGAGCCGGTCCCGCCCGCGGAGGCACCCGGCGGCACGCTGGCCTATTACATCGAGGCCGCGCTCGACGGCTCGCGTCCGGGCACCTACTACGCGAACACCTACGAGGCCGAGCAGCGCCCGAAGCACACGAGCGAGGCGATCGCCTTCCACGAAGCCGTTCCGGGGCACCACTTCCAGATCTGCATCGCGCACGAACTCAAGGGCCTGCCGATGCTGCGCGGGCACGCCGACGTCAACGCCTACGTCGAAGGCTGGGGCCTCTACTCGGAGCGCCTCGCCGACGAGATGGGCCTGTACTCCAGCGATCTGACCAGGTTCGGCATGCTCACGCAGGACTCGATGCGCGCCGGAC
- a CDS encoding AsnC family transcriptional regulator — protein sequence MAVTDPVDIRLLAALADLGKAAVHELAAKVGMDPREVAYRLVALSGSGLPLLVGVESDPNGLRAAIAASPPSWAQQQPQQPQQQRPPGQGSGPHNVQGTPSGPYNVQGTPSGAYNVHGTPSGRYPGPPSAPIRQPMAPPQQRPPAPQQQFAAPPMAPADPVMSTWGVPQTASWARGDEQPAPRQAPEGKKGRTGDVMETQGLEGEQLTVQLLEVQDPADYLFSAAGYSLEAGERSVVVHTEITNRGNIPFVSLPDNYLELLTADGKPITKAPVSLTSRPPHKIGVRPGETLGGHTVYVLPDATRVVAVRWSPRPEPDERTLTWSIDD from the coding sequence GTGGCCGTGACCGATCCCGTGGACATCCGCCTGCTCGCCGCCCTCGCGGACCTGGGCAAGGCGGCCGTGCACGAACTCGCGGCCAAGGTGGGCATGGACCCGCGCGAGGTCGCATACCGTCTGGTCGCCCTCTCCGGCAGCGGGTTGCCGCTGCTCGTGGGCGTGGAAAGCGACCCGAACGGGCTACGTGCCGCCATCGCCGCCTCGCCGCCCTCCTGGGCGCAGCAGCAACCTCAGCAGCCCCAGCAACAGCGTCCGCCCGGCCAGGGGTCCGGCCCGCACAACGTCCAGGGCACCCCCTCGGGCCCGTACAACGTCCAGGGAACGCCGTCGGGCGCGTACAACGTGCACGGCACGCCGTCGGGCCGCTACCCCGGCCCGCCGTCGGCTCCGATCCGCCAGCCGATGGCACCGCCCCAGCAGCGTCCGCCCGCCCCGCAGCAGCAGTTCGCCGCTCCCCCGATGGCGCCCGCCGACCCGGTGATGAGCACCTGGGGCGTCCCGCAGACCGCGTCCTGGGCCCGCGGCGACGAGCAGCCCGCGCCGCGGCAGGCACCGGAGGGCAAGAAGGGCCGGACAGGCGACGTCATGGAGACCCAGGGCCTGGAGGGCGAGCAGCTCACCGTCCAGCTGCTCGAGGTCCAGGATCCGGCGGATTACCTGTTCAGCGCGGCGGGCTATTCGCTCGAAGCCGGGGAACGCTCGGTCGTGGTGCACACCGAGATCACGAACCGCGGGAACATCCCGTTCGTCTCGCTTCCGGACAATTACCTCGAACTGCTCACCGCGGACGGCAAGCCGATCACGAAGGCGCCGGTCTCGCTGACCTCGCGGCCGCCGCACAAGATCGGCGTGCGGCCGGGCGAGACCCTCGGCGGCCACACCGTCTACGTGCTGCCGGACGCCACCCGCGTGGTCGCCGTGCGCTGGTCACCGAGGCCGGAACCGGACGAACGCACGCTGACCTGGTCGATCGACGACTAG
- the lspA gene encoding signal peptidase II, which produces MSTEPETAPPAPPLPKKRVAVVFVVAAVLWGIDLLTKQIAVSTLEGKQPVEFLGGLVYFQLVRNPGAAFSMATGLTWVLALVAVAVVVAIVWLARRLRSVGWAIGLGLVLAGALGNLTDRIFRAPGPLQGHVVDMISAFAPNGQGWAIFNVADSAICVGGVLIVILSLLGKDYDGSSTKDKKKAASA; this is translated from the coding sequence GTGAGTACAGAGCCCGAAACCGCGCCACCGGCGCCGCCGCTGCCCAAGAAGCGCGTCGCCGTGGTGTTCGTCGTCGCCGCGGTGCTGTGGGGGATCGACCTCCTCACCAAGCAGATCGCCGTGTCCACGCTGGAGGGCAAGCAGCCGGTCGAGTTCCTCGGCGGGCTCGTGTACTTCCAGCTCGTGCGCAACCCCGGTGCCGCCTTCTCGATGGCGACCGGGCTGACCTGGGTGCTCGCGCTGGTCGCGGTGGCGGTCGTGGTCGCCATCGTCTGGCTGGCGAGGCGGCTGCGCTCGGTCGGCTGGGCGATCGGCCTCGGCCTGGTGCTGGCCGGCGCGCTCGGCAACCTGACCGACCGGATCTTCCGGGCCCCCGGCCCGCTGCAAGGACACGTCGTCGACATGATCTCGGCGTTCGCGCCGAACGGGCAGGGCTGGGCGATCTTCAACGTCGCCGACTCCGCGATCTGCGTCGGCGGTGTGCTCATCGTGATCCTTTCCTTGCTGGGCAAGGACTATGACGGATCGTCTACAAAGGACAAGAAGAAGGCGGCGAGCGCATGA